A portion of the Polaribacter cellanae genome contains these proteins:
- a CDS encoding DUF2798 domain-containing protein, whose translation MSDKFYKYINTVLVTVPMTLIMAFVGISHNYGFKEGWVQKFIETTIFMFPIAYLSVLILVPIARKLTDKIVGKKDSD comes from the coding sequence ATGTCGGACAAATTTTATAAATACATCAACACCGTTTTAGTTACAGTTCCAATGACACTGATTATGGCATTTGTTGGAATATCCCATAATTATGGATTCAAAGAAGGGTGGGTTCAAAAATTCATAGAAACAACTATTTTTATGTTCCCAATAGCATATCTATCTGTTCTTATTTTAGTGCCAATTGCCAGAAAATTAACGGATAAGATTGTTGGCAAAAAGGACAGCGATTAA
- a CDS encoding S41 family peptidase has protein sequence MKSLKLTFLVLLLPLVGFSQNCNCTDNFNWLKETFEQNDAGFNYILKQKGKEAYQRHNEIFEKKAKDIKDYEKCAQTLYQWLTFFRSGHIAIVRNKNIPTKKGKSNEQIAEQFKNWETFSIDYKKFKKYIDSKTTIGFEGIWTTDSYKIGVKKQENEYIGFIIDADGVYWKKGQVKFKIKEQRKSFTSTYFMKDHSAKEIENVALWGNNYLKIGDITLKRFNSTFKNDKEVERYFNVINVNKPFFKELSNSTNYIRIPSFSYQSKKAIDSIIDLNTDLIISKKNLIIDLRNNGGGSDESFQEILKFLYTNPIRTIGVKRLSTPLNNSGIENFAKNNDLTTAEKKWVNNALKKLKATPTGKFVNLENKSVDTLTFDTIYKYPQNIAILINQNNYSSTEQFLLAAKQSEKVKLFGTTTGGALDISNFYYVTSPCGDYKTAICTSKSMRIPEMTIDDKGIQPDYYIDQSIPKYKWIDFTEKIIEK, from the coding sequence ATGAAATCACTAAAGCTTACCTTTTTAGTCCTGCTGTTACCACTTGTTGGGTTTTCTCAAAATTGTAACTGTACAGATAATTTTAATTGGTTAAAAGAGACGTTTGAACAAAATGATGCAGGCTTCAACTACATTTTAAAACAAAAAGGAAAAGAAGCATACCAAAGGCACAATGAAATTTTTGAAAAAAAAGCAAAAGATATAAAAGATTATGAAAAATGTGCCCAAACGCTTTACCAATGGCTAACGTTTTTTAGGTCTGGTCATATCGCAATAGTTAGAAATAAAAACATTCCGACAAAAAAAGGGAAAAGCAACGAACAAATTGCAGAACAATTTAAAAATTGGGAAACCTTCAGTATTGATTATAAAAAATTCAAAAAATATATTGACAGTAAAACAACGATAGGTTTTGAAGGAATTTGGACTACAGATTCTTATAAAATAGGTGTTAAGAAACAGGAAAATGAATACATTGGATTCATTATAGATGCTGATGGTGTTTATTGGAAAAAAGGACAAGTGAAATTTAAAATTAAAGAACAAAGGAAATCTTTTACATCAACCTATTTTATGAAAGACCATTCTGCAAAGGAAATTGAAAATGTTGCATTGTGGGGAAATAATTATCTAAAAATTGGAGATATTACATTAAAAAGATTTAATTCTACTTTCAAAAACGACAAGGAAGTCGAACGTTATTTCAATGTTATAAATGTTAATAAACCTTTTTTTAAAGAGCTTTCAAATAGCACAAATTATATTAGAATCCCTTCATTTTCTTACCAAAGTAAAAAAGCAATCGACAGCATTATAGATCTGAATACAGACCTAATTATAAGCAAGAAAAATTTAATAATCGATTTGAGAAACAACGGAGGCGGAAGCGATGAAAGTTTTCAGGAAATACTCAAATTTCTGTACACAAACCCAATAAGAACAATAGGTGTAAAAAGATTATCGACACCATTGAACAATAGTGGTATAGAAAACTTTGCCAAAAACAATGATTTAACAACAGCCGAAAAAAAATGGGTAAACAATGCACTTAAAAAATTAAAAGCTACACCAACAGGAAAATTCGTCAATTTAGAGAATAAATCGGTTGACACATTAACTTTTGACACTATTTACAAATATCCCCAAAACATAGCAATATTAATCAATCAAAATAATTACAGTTCTACCGAACAATTTTTACTAGCCGCAAAGCAAAGTGAAAAAGTAAAACTGTTTGGAACAACGACTGGAGGAGCATTAGATATTTCAAATTTTTATTATGTTACTTCGCCTTGTGGAGATTATAAAACAGCCATTTGTACTTCTAAAAGTATGAGAATTCCCGAAATGACCATTGACGACAAAGGAATTCAACCCGATTATTATATCGACCAAAGCATACCGAAATATAAGTGGATTGATTTTACAGAAAAAATAATTGAAAAATAA
- a CDS encoding class I SAM-dependent methyltransferase — translation MQLIKEASKEKLRGGFYTPEPIASFVLKWAFNGNKQLDILEPSCGDGVFLEEIQKGNFEYNSVTAIEFDKVEAEKSKKIGLDKTNVINADFHDFCINTKQKFDLVVGNPPYIRYQYFDKEQQEFASNIFDKAKLKYSKLTNAWVSFVVGSSLLLKEKGKIGFVLPAEILQVSYAQPLREFLAQFYNKINIVSFEKLVFPDIQQEVVLLLCEKNNSKTHLIEHLELKDAEELEKLDVSKLKSPKKKIDFKSNKWTFYFLEQNEIDFLEKLQNDKIIPRLKEYAKVEVGITTGSNPFFTVPLSIVQFYNLEKYAKPLVGRSVQVPSAIFTEKDWIKNRNSEARTHFLSFPKMDELNGSIGARDYISWGEENEIHKGYKCRIRDEWQIVPSQRISDALFIRRNNKYPKLIINEAEAFTTDTMHRVTVKEKTEIKALTASYYNSLSFAFAEICGRSHGGGVLELMPNEVERILLPYNEKNAELLPTIDKMIREKKDISELLKITNKKILKDNYGLTYKEIDLADNIWKKLSNRRLNRGKK, via the coding sequence TAAAGAAGCATCAAAGGAAAAATTAAGGGGTGGTTTCTATACACCTGAACCAATTGCATCATTTGTTTTAAAATGGGCATTTAACGGTAATAAACAACTTGATATTTTAGAACCAAGTTGTGGAGATGGCGTATTTCTTGAAGAAATACAGAAAGGCAATTTTGAATATAATTCTGTAACTGCAATAGAATTTGATAAAGTTGAAGCTGAAAAATCTAAAAAAATTGGCTTGGACAAGACCAACGTTATTAATGCCGATTTTCACGATTTCTGCATTAATACCAAACAAAAATTTGATTTGGTAGTCGGAAATCCACCTTATATTCGCTACCAATATTTTGACAAAGAACAACAAGAATTTGCTTCCAACATTTTTGACAAAGCCAAACTAAAGTATTCTAAACTAACAAATGCTTGGGTTTCGTTTGTTGTTGGCTCTTCCCTACTTTTAAAAGAAAAAGGCAAAATTGGATTTGTATTACCAGCTGAAATTCTTCAAGTTTCCTACGCTCAACCCTTACGAGAATTTTTAGCTCAATTTTATAATAAAATAAACATTGTTTCTTTTGAAAAGTTGGTGTTTCCAGACATTCAGCAAGAAGTAGTTTTATTATTATGCGAAAAAAATAATTCTAAAACACATTTGATTGAACATTTAGAATTGAAAGATGCAGAAGAACTAGAAAAATTAGATGTATCAAAATTAAAAAGTCCAAAGAAGAAAATTGATTTCAAATCGAACAAATGGACTTTTTATTTCCTTGAACAAAATGAAATTGACTTTTTAGAAAAGCTTCAAAACGACAAAATAATTCCAAGACTTAAAGAATACGCAAAAGTAGAGGTTGGAATTACAACAGGTTCAAATCCATTTTTTACAGTTCCGCTTTCTATAGTTCAATTTTACAATTTAGAAAAGTATGCAAAACCATTAGTTGGCAGAAGTGTTCAAGTTCCAAGTGCGATTTTCACAGAAAAAGATTGGATTAAAAACAGAAATTCCGAAGCACGAACACACTTTTTATCATTTCCAAAAATGGACGAACTAAATGGCTCGATTGGAGCTAGAGATTACATTTCTTGGGGAGAGGAAAATGAAATACACAAAGGCTATAAATGTAGAATACGTGATGAATGGCAAATTGTGCCTTCACAAAGAATATCAGATGCATTATTTATTCGGAGAAACAACAAGTATCCAAAGTTAATAATTAATGAAGCTGAGGCTTTTACAACAGATACTATGCACAGAGTAACTGTAAAAGAAAAAACGGAAATAAAAGCATTGACAGCTAGTTACTACAATTCTCTATCCTTTGCATTTGCGGAGATTTGTGGAAGGAGTCACGGTGGCGGAGTTTTGGAATTAATGCCAAACGAAGTGGAGAGAATACTTTTACCTTACAATGAAAAAAATGCGGAACTGTTACCAACTATTGACAAAATGATTCGTGAAAAGAAAGATATTTCGGAATTATTAAAAATCACGAATAAAAAAATACTAAAGGATAATTACGGCTTGACTTATAAAGAAATTGACTTGGCGGACAATATATGGAAAAAGCTATCAAACCGAAGATTGAATAGAGGAAAAAAATAG
- a CDS encoding dienelactone hydrolase family protein, translating to MKHKTISKKVHIQVKGSTSKMSGYLAQPETDGKFPSVIIGMEIFGVNGHIKDITNKIAKLGYIAIAVDFYHRTEPNLELSFDTEGRNKGMELMNQLSREEVLKDVKATMDFLKSMEKSTKKIGFIGFSIGGHIAYLAATKLDLSITICFYAGWIVNKDIKLSQPEPTVTLTSGIAKNNGQLYYFVGGQDSLITKEQLELMTEALTSNNVRHEIIVYPQAKHGFFCEQRPLTFDKSSRDNAWERIQKILKNKL from the coding sequence ATGAAACACAAAACAATAAGCAAAAAAGTGCATATTCAAGTCAAGGGTAGCACTTCCAAAATGAGTGGTTATTTAGCTCAACCCGAAACTGATGGGAAATTTCCGAGCGTGATTATCGGAATGGAGATTTTTGGCGTAAATGGACACATAAAGGACATAACAAACAAAATCGCCAAGCTTGGTTACATAGCAATCGCTGTTGACTTTTATCATCGGACAGAACCAAATTTGGAACTTTCTTTTGACACAGAAGGTCGGAATAAAGGAATGGAATTGATGAACCAACTTTCACGTGAAGAAGTACTTAAAGATGTAAAAGCCACAATGGATTTTCTTAAATCAATGGAAAAAAGTACCAAAAAAATTGGTTTTATTGGATTTAGTATTGGAGGCCATATTGCTTACTTGGCTGCAACAAAACTTGACCTTTCAATTACAATTTGTTTTTACGCAGGTTGGATAGTGAACAAAGATATTAAATTAAGTCAACCAGAGCCAACAGTAACGCTGACTTCAGGTATTGCAAAAAACAATGGACAACTATACTATTTTGTTGGAGGGCAGGATAGCCTTATAACAAAAGAACAATTGGAATTAATGACAGAGGCTTTGACTTCCAACAACGTTCGTCACGAGATAATAGTTTATCCACAAGCAAAACACGGATTCTTCTGCGAACAGCGACCTTTAACTTTTGATAAGTCTTCGAGAGACAATGCTTGGGAACGAATACAAAAAATATTGAAAAACAAACTTTGA